From Sediminitomix flava, the proteins below share one genomic window:
- a CDS encoding GIY-YIG nuclease family protein, which produces MKRGKSINTHIPNPDQDSVRIKTVSNSVIRAYCFPRHLIENVKNYLQRESANLYYLFGYDEKSLEPCIYIGESADTYRRLKEHIQEERIDWNFAFVFESLTEKDLDTTATRFLESHSYKLALSIGRYKLVNRTKPHQPHITRGQKDCYLDCFDIIKLLMNDAGYLVFKSITDTEDDMTFYLKHKTTSGAKGQPSSQGFVVFKGSAFTKTFTKSLYSSHKLLHRQLVKDGLLLDKGEHYILQKDYIFPTPSTAGQVITGTVGNGWQLWKNATGQTLREAMEGTDYK; this is translated from the coding sequence ATGAAAAGAGGAAAAAGTATAAACACCCACATCCCTAATCCTGATCAAGACTCCGTAAGAATAAAAACTGTTAGTAATAGTGTCATTAGAGCTTATTGTTTCCCTAGGCACCTCATTGAAAATGTAAAAAACTACTTACAAAGGGAATCTGCCAATCTCTATTACTTATTTGGCTATGATGAAAAGTCACTGGAGCCATGTATTTACATTGGAGAATCTGCCGATACATATAGGCGTTTAAAAGAGCATATACAAGAAGAGAGAATTGATTGGAACTTTGCTTTTGTTTTCGAATCATTAACGGAGAAAGACTTAGATACTACAGCTACTCGTTTTCTAGAATCACATTCATATAAATTAGCATTAAGTATAGGGAGATACAAGCTAGTCAATAGAACAAAACCACATCAACCTCATATAACAAGGGGACAAAAAGACTGTTACCTTGATTGCTTTGATATAATTAAACTTTTAATGAATGATGCTGGGTATTTAGTCTTCAAATCAATTACTGACACTGAAGATGATATGACATTTTACCTTAAGCATAAAACAACATCTGGAGCTAAAGGACAACCATCAAGTCAAGGTTTTGTCGTTTTCAAGGGCTCAGCTTTTACAAAAACATTTACGAAAAGTCTATACTCTTCCCATAAATTACTACATAGACAACTAGTGAAAGATGGATTACTTTTAGATAAAGGTGAACATTATATATTACAAAAAGATTATATATTCCCAACTCCTTCTACCGCTGGGCAAGTTATTACCGGTACAGTTGGAAATGGATGGCAATTATGGAAAAATGCTACAGGACAGACGTTGAGAGAAGCAATGGAGGGTACTGA